GAGCCGGGGCAGGTGACCTCCATCGCCGAGGAGCGGCCCGGCTCCGTCAACGACCCATGCGCGAGGAACGCCCCGCGCAAGGCTGCGACCTGGTCGCAGGCGCCTCCGGAGACCACGGCGGGCGGGAGCCCGCGCACCGGGCGACC
Above is a genomic segment from Halalkalicoccus sp. NIPERK01 containing:
- the whiA gene encoding DNA-binding protein WhiA, whose product is MVQGNGIRKGSRYIVRVVKDGEALARQTGLLDQRGRPVRGLPPAVVSGGACDQVAALRGAFLAHGSLTEPGRSSAMEVTCPGS